A genomic region of Aureimonas populi contains the following coding sequences:
- a CDS encoding amino acid ABC transporter permease: protein MNTAINSGHLVFLLHGAMWTLILSVMAFLGGGLGGFVIALGRTSPIRLLRILAGVYVQIVQGTPLLVILFLTFFGLPTLGFTITPLFAAGISLTIYVSAYLGEIWRGCLEAVPTAQWEAAECLALNRVQRMFKVILPQAVRIATPPTVGFSVQIIKNTSLASVVGFVELARAGQLINNSIFEPFAIYMIVAFLYFCMCFPVSAFSRRLERSGAARLRTLKAVSA, encoded by the coding sequence ATGAACACGGCGATCAATTCCGGCCACCTCGTCTTCCTGCTGCACGGCGCGATGTGGACGCTCATCCTCTCGGTGATGGCCTTCCTCGGCGGCGGGCTCGGCGGCTTCGTCATCGCGCTCGGGCGCACCTCGCCGATCAGGCTGCTGCGCATCCTGGCCGGTGTCTACGTGCAGATCGTGCAGGGCACGCCGCTTCTGGTCATCCTCTTCCTCACCTTCTTCGGCCTGCCGACGCTCGGCTTCACCATCACGCCGCTCTTCGCCGCCGGGATCTCGCTGACGATCTACGTCAGCGCCTATCTCGGGGAGATCTGGCGGGGGTGCCTGGAGGCCGTGCCGACGGCGCAGTGGGAGGCGGCCGAGTGCCTGGCGCTGAACCGCGTCCAGCGCATGTTCAAGGTCATCCTGCCGCAAGCCGTGCGCATCGCCACGCCGCCGACCGTGGGCTTCTCGGTGCAGATCATCAAGAACACCTCGCTCGCCTCGGTCGTCGGTTTCGTGGAACTGGCGCGGGCCGGCCAACTCATCAACAACTCGATCTTCGAGCCTTTCGCGATCTATATGATCGTGGCCTTCCTCTACTTCTGCATGTGCTTTCCGGTCTCCGCGTTCAGCCGCCGCCTGGAGCGCAGCGGCGCCGCGCGGCTGCGGACGCTGAAAGCCGTGTCCGCTTGA
- a CDS encoding FadR/GntR family transcriptional regulator encodes MNTEPVIRRDMQEPKSGYAKISSFLREQLLSGQLRTGDYLLPERELATRLNVSRPVLREALRALAMIGVLEIRHGVGTVVKRPDVSTLGEFFTFVLAQQSDVIDDIMQARIAIEHQAIRLACQRAGQRDFDRLAGALSTIVETIHEPSAGAAADFAFHEAVVKAAQSPTLSSIYASIAELMMRSHRERREQIIQIEGIEEFLIDHHRSIFSAVIERDAARADDLLARHFEIGADFRRRATARHMTASAAATDMAARPPSLRDERMSE; translated from the coding sequence ATGAACACTGAGCCCGTCATTCGACGCGACATGCAGGAGCCCAAGAGCGGCTACGCCAAGATCTCGTCCTTCCTGCGCGAACAGCTTTTGAGCGGGCAGTTGAGGACTGGCGACTATCTCCTGCCCGAGCGCGAGCTGGCCACGCGGCTCAACGTCTCCCGCCCCGTCCTGCGCGAGGCGCTTCGGGCGCTCGCCATGATCGGCGTTCTGGAGATCCGCCACGGCGTGGGCACGGTGGTGAAGCGCCCGGACGTTTCCACCCTCGGCGAGTTCTTCACCTTCGTGCTCGCCCAGCAGTCGGACGTGATCGACGACATCATGCAGGCGCGCATCGCGATCGAGCATCAGGCCATCCGGCTCGCCTGCCAGCGCGCCGGCCAGCGCGACTTCGACCGTCTGGCCGGCGCGCTCTCAACGATCGTCGAGACGATCCACGAGCCCTCCGCCGGGGCCGCCGCCGATTTCGCCTTCCACGAGGCGGTGGTGAAGGCGGCGCAGTCGCCGACCCTGTCGAGCATCTACGCCTCGATCGCCGAGCTGATGATGCGCTCCCACCGCGAGCGCCGCGAGCAGATCATCCAGATCGAGGGGATCGAGGAGTTCCTGATCGACCATCACCGCTCGATCTTCTCGGCCGTGATCGAGCGGGATGCGGCGCGGGCCGACGATCTGCTGGCCCGCCATTTCGAGATCGGCGCCGACTTCCGCCGCCGCGCGACCGCGCGCCACATGACCGCGTCCGCGGCGGCCACAGACATGGCGGCCCGCCCGCCGAGCCTCAGAGACGAGAGGATGAGCGAATGA
- a CDS encoding TetR family transcriptional regulator C-terminal domain-containing protein, with product MKRRNTREILIGEGLKAFLARGFEGIGIQPILAGAGVPKGSFYNFFPSKEAYALEVIEAYALRYEAFRMECFAGNATPLGRLRGYFEALEAEKKGAGETPGCLYGVLAQTSAPHNEALRARLQAAFANWRAQMAELLDAARAAGELPPGTDTADLADALIDAYEGAMIRVRAEGDMRPLRRFRRLTLESLLSSPPTSDA from the coding sequence ATGAAAAGACGCAACACTCGTGAGATTCTGATCGGCGAAGGCCTGAAGGCCTTTCTGGCCAGGGGGTTCGAGGGCATCGGCATCCAGCCGATCCTCGCCGGCGCGGGCGTGCCGAAGGGTTCGTTCTACAATTTCTTCCCGAGCAAGGAGGCCTACGCGCTGGAGGTGATCGAAGCCTATGCGCTGCGATACGAGGCATTCCGCATGGAGTGTTTCGCCGGGAATGCCACGCCGCTCGGCCGCCTGCGGGGCTATTTCGAAGCGCTGGAAGCCGAGAAGAAGGGGGCGGGGGAGACACCCGGATGTCTCTACGGCGTCCTGGCCCAGACCAGCGCGCCGCATAACGAGGCTTTGCGCGCCCGCCTTCAAGCCGCCTTCGCGAACTGGCGCGCCCAGATGGCCGAGCTGCTCGACGCGGCCCGGGCGGCGGGCGAACTGCCGCCGGGGACGGACACGGCCGATCTCGCCGACGCGCTCATCGACGCTTACGAGGGGGCGATGATCCGCGTGCGCGCCGAAGGCGACATGCGGCCGCTGCGGCGCTTCCGGCGGCTGACCCTCGAGAGCCTGTTGTCCTCGCCCCCGACCTCGGACGCCTGA
- the rpiB gene encoding ribose 5-phosphate isomerase B — MKIVIGSDHAGFPMKEGILAFLKEGGHEIEDVGSFDPEPVDFPDIARLVCARVSGGQAERGLLICGTGVGASIAANKIRGIRAAVCHDVHSAHQSVEHDDVNVMCIGAQIVGPWLARDLVASYLAATFDREDADFVRRVEKLAELEKAG, encoded by the coding sequence ATGAAGATCGTGATCGGCAGCGACCACGCCGGTTTCCCGATGAAGGAGGGCATCCTCGCCTTCCTGAAGGAGGGTGGCCACGAGATCGAGGATGTCGGCAGCTTCGACCCCGAGCCGGTGGACTTTCCCGATATCGCGCGCCTCGTCTGCGCCCGGGTGAGCGGCGGGCAGGCCGAGCGCGGCCTCCTGATCTGCGGAACCGGCGTGGGGGCCTCGATCGCGGCCAACAAGATTCGCGGCATCCGGGCCGCGGTCTGCCACGACGTCCATTCGGCCCACCAGTCGGTCGAGCACGACGATGTCAACGTCATGTGCATCGGGGCGCAGATCGTGGGTCCCTGGCTCGCGCGCGATCTCGTCGCCTCCTACCTCGCGGCGACCTTCGACAGGGAGGACGCCGACTTCGTGCGGCGGGTGGAGAAGCTGGCGGAACTCGAGAAGGCCGGCTGA
- a CDS encoding MipA/OmpV family protein, with product MNERCRARVAGPGGRTPRIRAATRGAASLAAALTLAPLGAHGADLETYESDIVPAQPADTARYGDFRDNLDRWEVTIGAGAIYLPEYEGSDKFEVKPFPLFSAQFGDRVQMDITGVTVDLYRWEGLTLAARGGYETGRQEDDSDYLRGLGDIDPGGVVGGIVSYEAGPVEVYAALNKTVGGSEGLTGTFGAKASHRYERFIVSADVSGTWADDNHMQSYFGITAEQSARSGLSEYDAQAGIKRVDLKTSVTYMMTESWMVTGGAGAGLLLGDAKDSPVVKDDVQPFAMLGVAYRF from the coding sequence ATGAACGAGCGATGCCGAGCGCGGGTCGCGGGCCCCGGCGGCCGGACGCCGCGGATCCGAGCCGCCACGAGAGGAGCGGCATCCCTGGCCGCCGCGCTGACGCTGGCGCCCCTCGGGGCCCATGGCGCGGACCTCGAGACCTACGAGTCGGACATCGTCCCCGCCCAGCCGGCGGATACGGCGCGCTACGGCGATTTTCGCGACAATCTCGACCGCTGGGAGGTCACGATCGGCGCCGGCGCGATCTATCTGCCGGAATATGAAGGCTCCGACAAATTCGAGGTCAAGCCGTTCCCCCTCTTCTCCGCGCAGTTCGGCGACAGAGTGCAGATGGACATCACCGGCGTGACCGTCGATCTCTACCGGTGGGAAGGCCTGACGCTTGCCGCGCGGGGCGGATACGAGACGGGGCGGCAGGAGGACGATTCGGACTATCTGCGGGGCCTCGGCGACATCGACCCGGGCGGCGTCGTGGGCGGTATCGTCAGCTACGAGGCCGGACCGGTCGAGGTCTATGCCGCGCTCAACAAGACCGTGGGCGGCAGCGAGGGGCTGACCGGCACGTTCGGCGCGAAGGCCTCCCACCGCTACGAGCGCTTCATCGTCTCGGCCGATGTGTCGGGCACCTGGGCCGACGACAATCACATGCAGTCCTATTTCGGCATCACGGCGGAGCAGTCGGCCCGTTCGGGCCTTTCCGAGTACGATGCGCAGGCGGGCATCAAGCGCGTCGATCTCAAGACGTCCGTCACCTACATGATGACGGAGAGCTGGATGGTCACCGGCGGGGCCGGCGCGGGCCTTCTCCTGGGCGACGCGAAGGACAGCCCCGTCGTCAAGGACGATGTACAGCCCTTCGCGATGCTGGGCGTGGCCTATCGCTTCTGA
- a CDS encoding LysR family transcriptional regulator, producing the protein MERLDCDRMFVAVLDIGSFAGAAQRLGTSSGQASKLVSRLEADLGVQLIKRTTRALAPTEVGQAYYERIKALLDEFDALDASVRTASGAPVGRLRLTAPMSFGTIQLAPVLLDFASAFPDIQLDVGFSDRVVNLVDEGFDAAVRIGHPGDSSLIARKLCDARILLVAAPAYLERRGEPASSLDLIGHDCIVDTNFRDPLHWKLRAPDGRLVDVPISGRLRFSSGEACLSAAEAGFGIARVPSFIAGPRIRAGHVRPVLGSSEDAPLGLYALYPPGRHLALKVRALVDFLANRYRGKPAWDQGW; encoded by the coding sequence ATGGAGCGTCTGGACTGCGACCGCATGTTCGTCGCCGTGCTCGACATCGGCAGCTTCGCGGGCGCGGCCCAGCGCCTCGGAACGAGCAGCGGGCAGGCGTCCAAGCTCGTCTCCAGGCTGGAGGCGGATCTGGGCGTCCAGTTGATCAAGCGCACCACGCGGGCGCTGGCCCCCACGGAGGTGGGCCAGGCCTATTACGAGCGCATCAAGGCCCTGCTCGACGAGTTCGACGCCCTGGACGCCTCCGTGCGAACGGCCTCCGGGGCGCCCGTGGGCCGGCTTCGCCTGACCGCGCCCATGTCGTTCGGTACGATCCAGCTCGCGCCCGTCCTTCTCGACTTCGCCAGCGCCTTTCCCGATATCCAGCTCGATGTCGGTTTTTCCGACCGGGTGGTGAACCTCGTGGACGAAGGCTTCGACGCGGCGGTCCGCATCGGCCATCCGGGCGACAGCAGCCTGATCGCACGCAAGCTGTGCGATGCGAGGATCCTGCTGGTGGCGGCCCCGGCCTATCTGGAGCGTCGCGGCGAGCCGGCATCCTCCCTCGATCTCATCGGGCACGATTGCATCGTGGACACCAATTTCCGCGATCCGCTGCACTGGAAACTGCGGGCGCCGGACGGGCGGCTGGTGGACGTGCCCATCTCCGGCCGGTTGCGCTTTTCCAGCGGGGAGGCCTGCCTTTCCGCTGCCGAAGCCGGTTTCGGCATTGCAAGGGTGCCCAGCTTCATCGCTGGTCCCCGGATCAGGGCGGGCCATGTCCGTCCCGTGCTCGGCTCGTCGGAGGACGCGCCGCTCGGCCTCTACGCGCTTTATCCGCCCGGCCGGCATCTGGCGCTCAAGGTGAGGGCGCTGGTGGATTTCCTGGCGAACCGCTACCGAGGCAAGCCGGCGTGGGACCAGGGCTGGTGA
- a CDS encoding NAD(P)-dependent oxidoreductase, translating to MSDRQQRGTVAFVGLGVMGREMARNLVEAGFDVRVFDVVPSAMEAARLHGAVPAVSLSAATAEADIVVTMLPDTPQVEEVVRGPDGLLACPPRGRLLVDMSTISPQATRRLAGELAAAGVAMLDAPVSGGPVGARNATLSIMVGGEAQAVARARPALEAMGTTINHVGASGAGQTVKLCNQLICGINLQAICEALALGRSCGVDLAQMREVLMGGSANSWMLEKLGPAMIEGDASAGFRIDLMLKDLRLVLEMAQHENVPLPGTSLVASQYIEARAHGEGANGNQALFRVYDRMSGQAREAAAGAVSR from the coding sequence ATGAGTGACAGACAACAGCGCGGCACCGTGGCCTTCGTGGGCCTCGGCGTCATGGGCCGCGAAATGGCCCGCAATCTGGTGGAAGCCGGCTTCGACGTCCGCGTCTTCGATGTGGTGCCGTCCGCCATGGAGGCCGCCCGCCTTCATGGCGCCGTGCCCGCCGTGTCCCTTTCCGCCGCCACGGCGGAGGCCGACATCGTGGTGACGATGCTGCCCGACACGCCGCAGGTGGAGGAGGTGGTGCGCGGGCCGGACGGACTTCTGGCCTGCCCGCCGCGCGGCCGCCTTCTGGTGGACATGAGCACGATATCGCCGCAGGCCACGCGCCGGCTGGCCGGCGAGCTTGCGGCGGCGGGCGTCGCCATGCTCGACGCGCCCGTCTCCGGCGGCCCGGTGGGGGCCCGCAACGCGACGCTCTCCATCATGGTGGGCGGCGAGGCGCAGGCCGTCGCCCGCGCCCGGCCGGCTCTGGAGGCGATGGGCACCACGATCAACCATGTCGGCGCCTCCGGCGCGGGGCAGACGGTGAAGCTCTGCAACCAGCTCATCTGCGGCATCAATCTTCAGGCCATCTGCGAGGCGCTGGCGCTGGGGCGCTCCTGCGGCGTCGACCTGGCGCAGATGCGCGAGGTCCTGATGGGCGGGTCCGCCAATTCCTGGATGCTGGAGAAGCTCGGCCCCGCCATGATCGAAGGGGATGCGAGCGCGGGCTTCCGCATCGACCTGATGCTGAAGGACCTGCGCCTCGTCCTGGAGATGGCCCAGCACGAGAACGTGCCTCTGCCGGGCACCTCGCTCGTCGCCTCGCAATATATCGAGGCGCGCGCCCATGGCGAGGGGGCGAACGGCAACCAGGCCCTGTTCCGCGTCTATGACAGGATGAGCGGGCAGGCGCGGGAGGCCGCGGCCGGGGCCGTTTCGAGATGA
- a CDS encoding ribokinase codes for MILVFGSINLDLVARVPKIARPGETVLAPGYDRFFGGKGANQAVAAARALAPDAPAIAFCGAVGDDAFGADCIANLAGEGIDVSRIEAVSAGTGCAFITVEHAGENAITVASGANRQIRADGLDDAFLAAVDVAVLQMEVPWEENAALAARARAAGAHVLLNFAPARLDIPIEKLRGFLEEIDTLVVNEHEAETLALGLGLGGGDSGRLLAEDLSLTVIVTLGAEGTRLVQAGQPDWHSPARKVEVVDTTGAGDTFVGVLATGLFEGLPVRRAIERAGLAASLSCTKAGAQAGAPTRAAVDTASLA; via the coding sequence ATGATCCTCGTCTTCGGTTCGATCAATCTCGATCTCGTCGCGCGCGTCCCGAAGATCGCGCGGCCGGGCGAAACGGTGCTGGCCCCCGGCTATGACCGCTTCTTCGGCGGAAAGGGCGCCAACCAGGCCGTGGCCGCCGCCCGTGCGCTGGCCCCCGATGCCCCCGCGATCGCCTTTTGCGGCGCGGTCGGCGACGATGCGTTCGGGGCCGACTGCATCGCCAATCTTGCCGGGGAGGGGATCGACGTCTCGCGCATCGAGGCCGTTTCGGCGGGGACGGGCTGCGCTTTCATCACGGTCGAGCATGCGGGCGAGAACGCCATCACGGTGGCGAGCGGCGCCAACCGCCAGATACGGGCCGACGGGCTGGACGACGCCTTTCTCGCCGCCGTCGATGTCGCCGTGCTCCAGATGGAAGTGCCGTGGGAGGAGAACGCGGCCCTGGCCGCGCGGGCCCGGGCGGCGGGCGCGCATGTGCTCCTCAATTTCGCGCCGGCGCGGCTCGACATTCCGATCGAGAAGCTCCGCGGCTTTCTCGAGGAGATCGACACGCTCGTCGTCAACGAGCATGAGGCCGAAACCCTGGCGCTCGGACTCGGCCTGGGTGGCGGGGATTCCGGCCGGCTGCTCGCCGAGGACCTGTCGCTGACGGTGATCGTCACCCTGGGCGCCGAGGGAACGAGGCTCGTGCAGGCCGGCCAGCCGGACTGGCATTCTCCGGCCCGCAAGGTCGAGGTGGTCGATACGACCGGCGCGGGCGACACCTTCGTGGGCGTGCTGGCCACGGGGCTCTTCGAGGGCCTGCCGGTCCGGCGCGCCATCGAGCGCGCGGGCCTCGCCGCGTCTCTCTCCTGCACGAAGGCCGGCGCCCAGGCCGGGGCGCCGACGCGCGCGGCCGTCGATACGGCCTCGCTCGCCTGA
- a CDS encoding amino acid ABC transporter permease encodes MTLDFTVILLRWQMLLDGTMLTIQLAAVTTVAGFLIGTFCAVARRSHFALLRRIAAIYVEAIRNTPFLVQIFVVYFGLSSLGFSFSPITVAIIALTINVGAYTAEIMRAGFDSIHPGQWEAGECLGLSRVQSYWHVALRPAMERVYPSLTSQFILLMLASSVASQISAEELTAAANFIQSETYRPFETYIVIALIYLALSLAMRVFFWAFGLLVFPRRRRLGTSL; translated from the coding sequence ATGACGCTCGACTTCACCGTCATCCTCCTGCGCTGGCAGATGCTGCTGGACGGGACGATGCTGACGATTCAACTGGCGGCCGTCACCACGGTGGCGGGCTTCCTGATCGGCACGTTCTGCGCGGTCGCCCGGCGCTCGCACTTCGCCCTTCTGAGGCGGATCGCCGCGATCTATGTCGAGGCGATCCGCAACACGCCCTTCCTCGTGCAGATCTTCGTCGTCTATTTCGGCCTGTCGAGTCTGGGCTTCTCCTTCTCCCCCATCACGGTGGCCATCATCGCGCTGACGATCAATGTCGGCGCCTACACGGCCGAAATCATGCGGGCGGGCTTCGATTCCATCCATCCCGGGCAGTGGGAGGCGGGCGAGTGCCTCGGCCTCTCGCGCGTGCAGTCCTACTGGCATGTCGCGCTGCGGCCGGCCATGGAGCGCGTCTACCCCTCGCTGACCAGCCAGTTCATCCTCCTGATGCTCGCCTCTTCGGTCGCCTCGCAGATTTCCGCCGAGGAACTGACGGCGGCGGCCAATTTCATCCAGTCCGAGACCTATCGCCCGTTCGAGACCTACATCGTGATCGCGCTCATCTACCTGGCGCTTTCGCTGGCCATGCGGGTCTTCTTCTGGGCCTTCGGGCTTCTCGTCTTCCCGCGCCGCCGCCGCCTCGGCACCAGTCTCTAG
- a CDS encoding DoxX family protein: protein MIDTRTAPYAVLVLRLALGILFLAHAGLKIFVFTPAGTAGFFASLGLPGWLAYVTIAWELAGAAALILGVWPRLAALALVPVLLGTIFTVHGAAGFFFDNAGGGWEFPALWIVALIVLALAGDGKYALKPTPAR, encoded by the coding sequence ATGATCGACACCCGCACCGCCCCCTACGCCGTGCTCGTCCTGCGCCTGGCGCTGGGCATTCTCTTCCTGGCCCATGCCGGGCTGAAGATCTTCGTGTTCACGCCCGCCGGCACCGCCGGCTTCTTCGCCTCGCTCGGCCTGCCGGGCTGGCTCGCCTACGTCACCATCGCCTGGGAACTCGCCGGCGCCGCCGCGCTGATCCTCGGGGTGTGGCCGCGCCTTGCCGCGCTCGCGCTCGTCCCGGTTCTCCTCGGCACCATCTTTACCGTCCACGGGGCCGCCGGCTTCTTCTTCGACAATGCCGGCGGGGGCTGGGAATTCCCGGCGCTGTGGATCGTCGCGCTGATCGTGCTCGCGCTTGCCGGCGACGGCAAGTACGCGCTCAAGCCCACCCCGGCGCGCTGA
- a CDS encoding amino acid ABC transporter ATP-binding protein, protein MPIVVLKDVKKSFGSLQVLHGVSFSVEKGEVLALIGASGSGKSTALRCIDRLETVNSGEIEVCGHKVHDPDLDLRKLRLDVGIVFQSYNLFPHLTIRENVTLAPRSVKKLGRKEANDIAMACLNKVGLGEKADNYPEQLSGGQQQRAAIARSLAMEPKVMLFDEVTSALDPKLTGEVLKVIEALAASGMTMIMVTHEMGFARRVADRVVFMHQGLVHESGTAGILTDPQTAELREFVMNDL, encoded by the coding sequence ATGCCGATCGTCGTTCTTAAGGATGTCAAGAAGAGCTTCGGCTCCCTGCAGGTTCTTCACGGCGTTTCCTTCTCGGTCGAGAAGGGCGAGGTTCTCGCCCTCATCGGCGCCAGCGGCTCGGGAAAGAGCACGGCGCTGCGCTGCATCGACCGGCTGGAGACGGTGAACAGCGGGGAGATCGAGGTCTGCGGCCACAAGGTGCACGACCCCGACCTCGACCTTCGCAAGCTGCGCCTGGACGTCGGCATCGTGTTCCAGAGCTACAATCTCTTTCCGCACCTGACGATCCGCGAGAACGTGACGCTCGCGCCCCGTTCGGTGAAGAAGCTCGGCCGCAAGGAGGCGAACGACATCGCCATGGCCTGCCTGAACAAGGTCGGGCTGGGGGAGAAGGCCGACAACTATCCCGAGCAGCTTTCCGGCGGGCAGCAGCAGCGCGCCGCCATCGCCCGGTCGCTGGCGATGGAGCCGAAGGTCATGCTCTTCGACGAGGTGACCTCGGCGCTCGATCCGAAGCTGACCGGCGAGGTGCTGAAGGTCATCGAGGCTCTCGCGGCCTCCGGCATGACGATGATCATGGTGACGCACGAGATGGGCTTTGCCCGGCGCGTGGCCGACCGGGTCGTCTTCATGCACCAGGGCCTGGTCCACGAATCCGGCACGGCTGGAATCCTGACCGACCCGCAGACCGCCGAGCTCAGGGAATTCGTCATGAACGATCTGTGA
- a CDS encoding transporter substrate-binding domain-containing protein encodes MKTASRIATAGALCAIILGASAPAMADAYEDIMAAGKIRVSTDLAIPPSGMLDANLQPTGSDVETARLLAEDWGLELEFVQTTGATRIPNLQTNRADIVISTLSVTPERAQVIDFSEPYAALRSVIGAPAASEISDWEDLRGQTVTVTRGTTQDTELTAMAAERGFNIARYDDDATMVTAAVSGQAQMVATSETIVNQIGERNTERAFEPKFVIRTFDIAMGVRKNEPELLAKLNEWVAANLANGKLNEIYQKYHGAPLPEEMLQ; translated from the coding sequence ATGAAGACCGCAAGCCGAATCGCAACCGCCGGCGCCCTGTGCGCCATCATCCTGGGCGCCTCGGCGCCGGCCATGGCCGACGCCTACGAGGATATCATGGCCGCGGGCAAGATCCGCGTGTCCACCGACCTTGCCATTCCGCCCTCGGGCATGCTCGATGCCAACCTCCAGCCCACCGGCTCCGACGTGGAGACGGCGCGGCTTCTGGCCGAGGACTGGGGGCTGGAGCTCGAATTCGTCCAGACCACGGGGGCGACGCGCATTCCCAACCTCCAGACCAACAGGGCCGACATCGTCATCTCGACCCTTTCGGTGACGCCCGAGCGCGCGCAGGTCATCGACTTCTCCGAGCCCTATGCGGCGCTTCGCTCCGTCATCGGCGCGCCGGCCGCCAGCGAGATCAGCGACTGGGAAGACCTGCGCGGACAGACGGTGACGGTGACGCGCGGCACCACGCAGGACACCGAACTGACCGCCATGGCGGCGGAGCGCGGCTTCAACATCGCCCGCTACGACGACGACGCGACGATGGTGACGGCCGCCGTCAGCGGGCAGGCCCAGATGGTCGCCACCTCGGAAACGATCGTGAACCAGATCGGCGAACGCAACACGGAGCGCGCCTTCGAACCGAAATTCGTGATCCGCACCTTCGACATCGCCATGGGCGTGCGCAAGAACGAGCCCGAACTGCTGGCGAAGCTGAACGAGTGGGTGGCGGCGAACCTGGCCAACGGCAAGCTCAACGAAATCTACCAGAAGTATCACGGCGCGCCGCTGCCGGAAGAGATGCTTCAATAG
- a CDS encoding VOC family protein, protein MTTAITRPEAGETPVSMGRVALTVNDLDRVSDFYQRAVGLHPMGADGESARLGAGGAVLLELRRDTAARRRSPREAGLFHTAFLLPTRADLGRWTNHAIATRTPVVGASDHGVSEALYLSDPEGNGIEIYADRPASGWKWAGGQVEMPSDPLDVESLVESAGGAPWQGFPEGSVVGHVHLQVGAIPEAEAFYSGILGLDVTSRYPGGTFYAADGYHHHIATNVWNSRGAGPRSYPSTGLAEVVVSMNGARREAVRERAASLIEQAPGALTLSDPWGTAIALRAADFDNDAS, encoded by the coding sequence ATGACCACCGCCATCACGCGACCCGAAGCCGGCGAAACGCCCGTGTCCATGGGCCGGGTCGCGCTCACCGTCAACGATCTCGACCGCGTCAGCGACTTCTACCAGCGGGCGGTCGGGCTTCACCCCATGGGCGCGGACGGCGAGAGCGCGAGGCTGGGCGCCGGCGGCGCGGTTCTTCTGGAGTTGCGCCGCGACACGGCGGCGCGGCGGCGCTCTCCCCGGGAGGCGGGCCTCTTCCACACCGCCTTCCTGCTTCCCACGCGCGCCGATCTCGGCCGCTGGACCAACCATGCGATCGCCACCCGCACGCCCGTCGTCGGCGCTTCGGACCACGGCGTCAGCGAGGCGCTCTATCTGTCCGATCCGGAAGGAAACGGCATCGAGATCTACGCCGACCGCCCGGCCTCCGGCTGGAAATGGGCCGGCGGGCAGGTGGAGATGCCGAGCGATCCGCTCGACGTGGAAAGCCTGGTCGAAAGCGCCGGCGGGGCTCCCTGGCAGGGGTTCCCGGAGGGCTCGGTCGTTGGTCACGTGCATCTTCAGGTGGGGGCCATCCCCGAGGCCGAGGCCTTCTATTCGGGCATTCTCGGCCTCGACGTGACCTCCCGATACCCCGGCGGCACCTTTTATGCCGCCGACGGCTACCATCACCACATCGCGACGAATGTCTGGAACAGCCGTGGCGCCGGCCCGCGCAGCTACCCCTCCACCGGCCTTGCCGAGGTGGTGGTCAGCATGAACGGCGCCCGGCGCGAAGCGGTGCGCGAGCGAGCCGCCTCGCTTATCGAACAGGCGCCCGGCGCTCTCACCTTGAGCGACCCGTGGGGCACGGCGATCGCGTTGCGCGCGGCCGATTTCGACAACGACGCTTCTTGA